The Gemmatirosa kalamazoonensis nucleotide sequence GCAGCCGCGCGAACGCGGACAGGAACAGGCTGTCGGCACCGGCGAACACCGCGGCGGTGCGCTTCTGCAGCAGCGGGTACGCGGCGAGCGGCACCCACATCGTCATGGCGCCGCTCCCCGGCGCACCGCCGCCAGTGCCGACGAAGCGCGGCGGCGCGACGCCGACGATCTCCACCGGCACCTCGTTGATGCGCACGACGCGGCCGATCACGTCGCGCGCGCCGCCGAACCGCCGCCGCCACATCGCGTCGCTGATCACGGCGGTGGGCGACGTCGTCAGCCGCGTGACGTCCGGCTCCGCGGGCGGCACGGTGCCTAACGCGGGCCTGACGCCGAGCACGTCGAAGTAGTTCGGCGTCACGAAGACGACGCGCGCGGCGACCGGATCGGACGGCGCGCCGGCAAGGTCGACGAGCGCCGTCTCGTTCGCGTGCGCGGCGACGCGGTCGAACAGCTCGGTGCGGGCGGCGTACGCCTGCACCTCGGGCCACGAGAGCAGGCGCGCCTGCGCGCTCGTCGTGCGTGTGGCGCGCACGGATCCGCGCACGCGCACGAGCGCCGCGTCGCGCGCGATCCCCGGCGCGGGGAGCGTGGCGAGCGAGTTCATGACCGTGAACAGCACCACGTTCGTGCCGAGGCCCAGCGACAGCACGAGCAGCATCGTGACGGTCGCCATCGGCGTGTGCCGGAAGTGGCGCACCGCGTAGCTCGCGTCGGCGGCGAGGCGCTCGATCCACGGCAGGCCGCGCTGCGCGTGCACGAGCCGCGCGGCCTGCGTGAGCCCGCCCGACTCGACGAGCGCTCGGCGGCGGGCCTCGTCGGGCGGCAGGCCGCGGCGGACGTACTCCTCGGTCGCCATCGCGAGATGCGCTTCCATCTCCGCGCGCAGCTCGTCGTCGGCGCGGTCGTGGCCGCGGAGCGTCGCGCGCAGCCGCGACAGCGTTCCCCGGACGATGCCGACGACGCTCACGAGGCCTCCGGCTTCAGCGCGAAGAACGCCGCGATGAGGTCGGAGGTCCGCTGCCACTCCTGCGCCTCGCGCGCGAGCGCGCGCCGCCCCGCGGGCGTGAGCGCGTAGAACTTCGCGCGGCGGTTGTTCTCCGACTGGCCCCACGACGCCGCGACGAACCCCTCCTGCTCCAGCTTGAGGAGCGCGGGATAGAGCGTGCCGTAGTTGAGCGTGAGCTGGCCGCGGCTCGTCTCCTCGATGCGACGCGCGATGCCGTAGCCGTGGAGCGGCCCGAGCACGTCGAGCGTCTTCAGGATCATGAGCGCCAGCGTCCCGGGCTGAACGTCGAGCTTCGCCGCCATGCGTCTCCTATGGGTTTCCCATATGAAAGTGCGACGGCCCCTCGAATCGCGCAAGCGTGCACGCTTCACTCGCAGGCCGCCTCGAGACGCGCGGCCCACCACGCCCACTCGCCGTCGGCGCCGGGGCGCCCGGCCGCGGCGGCGAGCGCCTTCGACCAGAGGAGCATCCGCGCACCGACGACGAGGCCCGCCCGCACGAGCCGCTCCCAGAGCGCGTCCGACAGCGGCGCGGCGAGTCGCGCCGTGAGCAGCGCGCGATATCGCGCGAGCGTCGCCTCTCGCGTGCGGGCGAGGCGGGTCGCGTTGACGGCGAGATACCATCCCACGTCGAGCGACGCCGGGCCGGCGCCGAGCAGCGCCCAGTCGAACGCGGCGACGCGCCCGTCGGGCAGCACCGCGAAGTTCGCGACCTTCGCGTCGCCGTGCAGCAGCGTGCGCGGCAATCCGTCCCACAGCCACGCCGCCTCGGCCGCCGGAGCGGTCAGCACGCTCGCGACGCGCGGCGGGAGTCGCTGCAGCGCGGCCGCCCATCCATCGGTGACGCTGGCGCGCAGCGCATCCGGGAGCACGGCACGCGCGTCGGGGTCGGCCGCGCAGCGCGCATCGAGCACGCCGGCGAGGTGTTCCGGGCGCGCCAGCCACGGCAGCGCGAGCGTGGGGGACGACCAGAAGCGCGCGTGGAGCGCGGCGAGCGCGCCGAGCAGCCGCTCTTCCGCGGCCTCGTCGAGCGGCGCGCGCACGTCCGGGAACAGGTGCGCCGAGAGGTCGTCCATCACGAGCGCGATCTCGCCGCCGGCGCTGGCGAAGGCGACGTACGGGCACGCGAAGGCCTCCCAGATCGGGCCGAGCGCCGGCTCCGCGAGCATCGCCGCCTCGCGGCCGACCGTGTCGTCGGTTCGCCGTGCCGTCCAGTCGGTGGACGGTCTGGTGCGCTTCACCACCAGCGAGCGGCGGGCGCCCGATTCGAGCGTGAGCTCCAGCCGCTCGTGTCGCGCCTCCGTGAAGCCGACGGTGTGGAGCGGCGCCCGCGCGATCGCGCGCACCGGCCCCGCGAGCGCGGCGAGCGCGTCGGGGTCGGTCGTCTGGTCGGGCGTGGCGAAGCGGAGCGGCGCCATCGGGCCCTCCGTGCTCTCGGTGCCCCGCCGGGCGGGGTGGCGTGTGCCTAACATAACGACCGCGACGCCCGGGACGCGATCTCCGCGTCCCGGGCGTCGTCATGCGAGCCGGATCGGGTGCCGGCCGCGCGTCACGGGAAGTGGCGCGTGCACCCCTGCGGCGACGCGGCCTGCCAGTTCCGCTGCACGAGATAGTTCTTCCCGCCCAGCGTCATGTTCGCGATGGCGCCGTTAGGCGTCACGAACGTCTGGCCGAACGTCCACGCGCACTTGTCGGCGTTCTCCTGCGCCGGGTTGGCGCCGTCGTACCATCCATCGAAGTTGGGATCCGTCACGGCCTCGTCGAGCTCGTGCGCGAGCGCGTTCACCTCGATGTCCGCCGGCGTGTCGTTGTTCGGCGAGCCGCTGAGCGCGGAGCAGTGACTCGGCGCGTCGGCGAGGTACGGCATCACGACGTACTTCAGCGTGTTGTTGGTGTTGGGGTACGTGAACTTGCTGTGGTACGCGCAGTAGTCGCTCGGGAACCCGCCGCCGAGGTTGACGCCCGGCCCGGTGAACACCGCGTAGATCATCGACGGGTCGAACGCGATGTGATGGTTCTGGAGCGCGGTGACGATCTGGTCGCGCAGCACGAAGTCCGGGAGGACCGGGAGCGGCGCGATGTTCCACGCGAGAAAACCACTGTACTGCAGCTGGTTGGGCACCGGCCCGCCGAAGTCGTAGTACGTGGTCTCGATGTTCCAGTACGGCGTCCCGCCGAGGTTGCGCAGGAAGTGGCCGATGAGCGATCCGTCGAACGTGCCGGAACCCGACGTGCCCGGCACCGGGCCGTTCCGGTAGATCCGGCTCTGCGACATGTAGATCACGAACACCTTCGGCGAGTTCATCACCTGGCCGAGGTGCCAGACGATCGGGCTCGTGGAGAGCGTGCCGACGATGGACGGGCGCCCTGGCGCGTCGGTCGTGTCGCCGACCGCGAAGCCCGTGCGTGGGCGCGGCCGGTAGAGCCGCTGTGGGCCCGCGGCGGACTGGGGCTGGCTCGTTTCCGCGACGGTGGGCGGCGTCGTGCGCGGTGCGCCGCGCGGCTGCGTGGGGTGATCGGAGCACGCGATCGCCGCGGCGGCGACGGTGAGCGGGACGCACGAGGAGGCGAACGAGCGCGCGATCGTGCGCAGGGTCGGGCGGGACATGATGGGTCTCCGTGGTGGGGCGGAGAGGGCGTGATGGGGGGCGTCACGGCGCACGCGGGACGTGCCTCGAGGGTCTTCCGACCGGCGTCCTCTCCGCGTTCATGGGCTGTATGGAGGGACGCGACGTCATGCCCGCGAAGCGGACATCGCCGCCGCACACTCGACTCCATCACCGCGCCCGTACCGGTGGATGTGACGAGCCGTGCGCCCCGCGTCTTGTGCGCACCACGTCTTGATACGAGACTCTTATACCAGGATGCCGGATACGCTCCCGTTCCTCAAAGGCACGCTCGACGTGCTCGCGCTGAAGGCGCTCGCCTGGGCGCCGATGCACGGCTTCGAGCTCACGCGGTGGATCGAGGAGCGCTCGGGCGCCGCGTTCGTGCTCGACGAGGCGGCCGTGTACCAGGCGCTCTACCGCATGGAGACGCGCGGCCTCGTCGCCGCCGATTGGGGGACGAGCGAGAAGGGACGCCGCGCGCGCTACTACCGCCTCACCGCCGCCGGCCGCGCGCACCTGCGCCGCGAGGCGGCGCTGTGGCGGCGCTACGCCGAGGTCGTCGCCGCGATCCTCGAGGGCGCGTGAGCCGCGGCCGCCTAACGATCCGCCCCGGCATCCGGCGCGCGTTCCACCTCGCGGTGCGGCGCCGCGCGCGGGTCGAGCGCGACGTGCGCGAGGAGATCGAGCACCACGTCGCGCTCACCACCGAGCTGCTCGTCGCGCGCGGCCTCGCGCCCGAGGCCGCGCGCCGCGAGGCGCTGCGCCGGCTCGGCCGCGCCGACTCGGTCGACGACGTCCACCAGCGGCTCGTCGCCGCGGCACGCGAACGGGAGGCCCGCATGCGGATCCGCGAGTGGCTCGACGACGCCGTCACCGACCTGCGCTACGCCCTGCGCCAGCTCCGCCGCACGCCGGGATTCGCCGGCGCGGTGATCGCGACGTTCGCGCTCGGCATCGGCGCGAACGCCACCGTGTTCGGCCTCGTCGACCGGCTGCTGCTGCGCATGCCGGCGCACGTCGCGGCGCCGGAGCGCGTCTACCAGCTCGCGTCGCGCATGGTGTGGCACGCCGACACGAACATGCAGACGACGTTTCCGTACGCCACGTTCGCGGCGTTCCGCGACCGGCTCGCCGGCCCCGGGCGCGACGTGCAGCGCGTCGCCGCCGTGTCGTACGGCGTGGACGAGATGCCGATCGGGCGCGGCGAGCGTGCGCGCAGCGCCCGCGGCTCGCTCGTGAGCGCGGGCTACTTCGCGCTGCTCGGCGTGCAGCCCGCGCTCGGCCGCTTCTTCCGCGAGGACGAGGACGTGCCGCCGGTCGGCGCGCCGGTGGTCGTGGTGAGCGAGGGCTTCTGGCGGCGTGCGCTCGGCGCCGACCCCGCCGCGATCGGACGCGAGCTGGAGATCGGCCAGCGGCGCTACGCGATCGTCGGCGTCGCGCCGCGCGGGTTCACCGGCGTGAACCTCGGCAGCGTCGACCTGTGGCTGCCGATCGCGTCGGCCGAGGGACTGCGGTTCGGCGGCGCCGACTGGGCGACGACGCGACAGAGCACGTGGCTGCGCGTGTTCGTGCGCCTCGCGCCGGGCGCGACGCCGGAGCGCGTCGGCGCGCGCGCGACACCCGTGAACCTCGACGCGGGGGAGCCGCGCATGGCGCGGCTCGGCGGCGCGATCGTCCCGGTGCCGCTGCTCGCCGCGCTTCACGGCACGTCCGCCGGCGCGTCGGCGACGGCGGAGCTGCTCACCGGGCGCGTGGCGGCGCTGCTCGGCGCGGTGTCGGGGCTCGTGCTGCTCATCGCCTGCGCGAACGTGGCGAACCTGCTGCTCGCCCGCGCGCTGCGGCGGCGCGGCGAGATCGCCGTGCGGCTCGCGTTAGGCACGCGGACGTCGCGGCTCGTCCGGCAGCTCCTCGCGGAGAGCGTGCTGCTGTCGCTCGTCGGCGGCGCGGTCGCGCTGCTGCTCGCGACGTGGGGCGCGTCGGCGCTGCGCGCGCTGCTGTTCGGCGACCTCGCGTGGGACGACGCGCCGGTCGACGGCCGGGTGCTCGCGTTCACCGCGGCCGCGACGGTGATCACCGGGCTGCTGGCCGGCATCGTGCCCGCGCTGCAGGCGAGCCGGCCGGCGCTCGCCGCCACGCTCGTCGGCGGGAGCGGCCGCGGCGGCGTCGGCGTCCAGCGCTCGCGCTCGCGCACGGCGCTGCTCGCGCTGCAGGCGGCGCTCGCCGTCGTGCTGCTCGTCGGGACGGGCCTGTTCGTGCGCAGCCTGCGCAACCTGTACGACCTGCGGCTCGGGATGGAGCCCGCCCGGACGCTGCTCGCGACGATGGACCTCGAGTCGTTAGGCATGCCGCCGCGCGACGTCGACGCGCTCTACCGCCGCATGGAGGAGCGCGTGCGCGCGCTGCCCGGCGTGCAGAGCGCCGCCGTCGCGTGGACGGTGCCGGGCCGCGGATCGTGGGGCGACCGTGCGGTGGTGCCGGGGCGCGATTCGGTCCCGCTGCCGCCCGGCGGCGGCACGTACGTCAACGCGGTGCGCCCGGGCTTCTTCCGCGCGATGGGCACGCACATCCTGCGCGGCCGCGACTTCACCGACGCCGACGACGCGTCGTCGGCGCTCGTCGCGATCGTCAACGAGAGCCTCGCGCGGCGCGCGTGGCCGGGGCAGGACCCGATCGGGAAGTGCCTGAAGCTGGGCAGCGACACGATGCCGTGCCGCGTCGTGGTGGGCGTGTCGGAGAACTCGCGGCGGCAGGACTGGATCGAGGAGGAGATCCTGCACGTGCACCTGCCCCTGTCGCAGGCGCTGCGTGGGATGACGGGCCGCGTGCTCGTCGTGCGTCCCGCGGCGGGCGACCCACGGGCGGTGGCCGGGGCGGTGCGGCACGCGATGCAGACCGCCGCGCCCGCCCTTCCCTACGCCGACGTGCGGCCGCTCGACACGGTGTTCGCGTCGGAGCTGCGGCCGTGGCGCCTCGGCGCGGCGCTGTTCGGCGCGTTCGGCGTGCTCGCGGTGCTACTCGCCGGCGTCGGGCTGCACGGCGTGCTCGCGTTCAGCGTTGGCCAGCGGACGCGCGAGCTGGGCGTGCGCATGGCGCTCGGCGCGCGGCGCACGGTCGTCGTGCGCTCGGTCGTGCGGCAGGGGCTCGCGCTCGCTGGCCTGGGCGGCGTCGCCGGGCTCGCGCTGGCGTTAGGCGCGGCGCATCTCGTCGAGCCGCTGCTGTTCCGCGTGCCGGCGCTCGACCCCGGCGTGTTCGCGGGCGTGGCGGTGGTGCTGCTCGTCGTGGCGACGGCGGCCACGCTGCTCCCGGCGTGGCGCGCGACGCGCGTGGATCCGGCGGTGGTGCTGCGCGAGGAGTAGCGCGTCGTCGCGAGCGGCTTGCGCACCCGCGGCCCGCCACTAGCGTTCCCCGCCCACGCACTCGGCTGGGACGCGATGGGAGAGCCCATGCAGCGATTCGCGCACGACGTCCGCCTCG carries:
- a CDS encoding PadR family transcriptional regulator, encoding MAAKLDVQPGTLALMILKTLDVLGPLHGYGIARRIEETSRGQLTLNYGTLYPALLKLEQEGFVAASWGQSENNRRAKFYALTPAGRRALAREAQEWQRTSDLIAAFFALKPEAS
- a CDS encoding phosphotransferase codes for the protein MAPLRFATPDQTTDPDALAALAGPVRAIARAPLHTVGFTEARHERLELTLESGARRSLVVKRTRPSTDWTARRTDDTVGREAAMLAEPALGPIWEAFACPYVAFASAGGEIALVMDDLSAHLFPDVRAPLDEAAEERLLGALAALHARFWSSPTLALPWLARPEHLAGVLDARCAADPDARAVLPDALRASVTDGWAAALQRLPPRVASVLTAPAAEAAWLWDGLPRTLLHGDAKVANFAVLPDGRVAAFDWALLGAGPASLDVGWYLAVNATRLARTREATLARYRALLTARLAAPLSDALWERLVRAGLVVGARMLLWSKALAAAAGRPGADGEWAWWAARLEAACE
- a CDS encoding PadR family transcriptional regulator; its protein translation is MPDTLPFLKGTLDVLALKALAWAPMHGFELTRWIEERSGAAFVLDEAAVYQALYRMETRGLVAADWGTSEKGRRARYYRLTAAGRAHLRREAALWRRYAEVVAAILEGA
- a CDS encoding ADOP family duplicated permease; amino-acid sequence: MSRGRLTIRPGIRRAFHLAVRRRARVERDVREEIEHHVALTTELLVARGLAPEAARREALRRLGRADSVDDVHQRLVAAAREREARMRIREWLDDAVTDLRYALRQLRRTPGFAGAVIATFALGIGANATVFGLVDRLLLRMPAHVAAPERVYQLASRMVWHADTNMQTTFPYATFAAFRDRLAGPGRDVQRVAAVSYGVDEMPIGRGERARSARGSLVSAGYFALLGVQPALGRFFREDEDVPPVGAPVVVVSEGFWRRALGADPAAIGRELEIGQRRYAIVGVAPRGFTGVNLGSVDLWLPIASAEGLRFGGADWATTRQSTWLRVFVRLAPGATPERVGARATPVNLDAGEPRMARLGGAIVPVPLLAALHGTSAGASATAELLTGRVAALLGAVSGLVLLIACANVANLLLARALRRRGEIAVRLALGTRTSRLVRQLLAESVLLSLVGGAVALLLATWGASALRALLFGDLAWDDAPVDGRVLAFTAAATVITGLLAGIVPALQASRPALAATLVGGSGRGGVGVQRSRSRTALLALQAALAVVLLVGTGLFVRSLRNLYDLRLGMEPARTLLATMDLESLGMPPRDVDALYRRMEERVRALPGVQSAAVAWTVPGRGSWGDRAVVPGRDSVPLPPGGGTYVNAVRPGFFRAMGTHILRGRDFTDADDASSALVAIVNESLARRAWPGQDPIGKCLKLGSDTMPCRVVVGVSENSRRQDWIEEEILHVHLPLSQALRGMTGRVLVVRPAAGDPRAVAGAVRHAMQTAAPALPYADVRPLDTVFASELRPWRLGAALFGAFGVLAVLLAGVGLHGVLAFSVGQRTRELGVRMALGARRTVVVRSVVRQGLALAGLGGVAGLALALGAAHLVEPLLFRVPALDPGVFAGVAVVLLVVATAATLLPAWRATRVDPAVVLREE